One region of Intestinimonas massiliensis (ex Afouda et al. 2020) genomic DNA includes:
- a CDS encoding TetR/AcrR family transcriptional regulator C-terminal domain-containing protein, protein MSDSNITKRALAQTMKDLMAERPFAKISVGDICERCGMNRKSFYYHFRDKHDLVNWIFQTEFIETIHLTDYANAWVFLGAICAYFYQERDFYRSALLIEGQNSFRDYFIETVSPFLKAFTEDIFQGVEDPAFYITFFEDAFMAAILRWLTGSQPMSAEVFSQQLRDVLVNVARKTLSELAENAPAPSES, encoded by the coding sequence ATGTCTGATTCCAATATCACCAAACGGGCTCTGGCCCAGACCATGAAAGACCTGATGGCGGAACGCCCCTTCGCCAAGATCAGTGTGGGGGATATCTGTGAGCGCTGCGGCATGAACCGCAAGAGCTTCTATTACCACTTCCGCGACAAGCACGATCTGGTCAACTGGATCTTCCAGACGGAGTTTATCGAAACCATCCATCTGACCGATTACGCCAATGCCTGGGTCTTTCTGGGGGCCATTTGCGCCTATTTTTACCAGGAAAGGGACTTCTACCGCAGCGCCCTGCTCATCGAAGGGCAAAATTCCTTCCGGGACTACTTCATCGAGACCGTCTCCCCCTTCCTCAAGGCCTTCACCGAGGACATCTTCCAGGGGGTTGAGGACCCCGCCTTCTACATCACCTTTTTTGAGGACGCCTTTATGGCAGCCATCCTCCGCTGGCTCACCGGCAGCCAGCCCATGTCCGCCGAGGTTTTTTCCCAGCAGCTCCGGGACGTGCTGGTCAATGTCGCCCGCAAGACCCTCAGTGAGCTGGCCGAGAACGCCCCCGCCCCATCCGAATCGTAA